The Corynebacterium callunae DSM 20147 genomic sequence CGGGAGAATTGCTATTCCGATTTTCCGGGAAGACGAAGAAGAAGGACAATCCCTTTTCACCATGCTCACTGTCAACGCTCCAAACATGCTCCTGTGGGATGAAGATGCACAGGTAATTATCGACCCTAACGTGACTAAAGAAACGCTGAAAATGGTGATTGATTCTGGCCTCCTGGAAGAAGAACCAGTGATGGACATGAAACTTGGTATGTCCACGACTCAGGCATATGAACTCACAGATAAAGCCATGGATTGGATCGAAGCAACCGCACCTCGTCAAACTCTGGCACCCGCAACCGAATTGCTTGACCGCATCGGAATCTCCAGCTCCTCAATCGACATTCAAGCGGAGCAGCCCGCTGAAAAAGGAGAAGCCCAAAACGTAGAAGAGCACGAAAATACCACTGGCTTGGAGCAGTAGAACTTCAATCCCGTCCTAGCGTGCTGTAGCACAACCCGTGGGGTGGCTTTTCGCAGGTCACCCCACTACACCCTAGGTGGTTGCGGTAAGAGCAGATCAGCGTTGAATACGTGTTGCCCATGTCAAACTTTGTCATCTCAAGGAGAAAAAATTGAAGGCTAAGAATCTTGCAGTCGCAGCAGCTATCGCTGTGGCCTGTGCATCGGTCACCCCAATGGCACATGCACAATCCCGCGCTGCCCAGCCAGGAACCAGTGAGCCTGGAACCAGCCAGCCGGGTACGGGTGGGGAGACTACCCCGCCGGAAAAGCCAGGTACCGGGGGATCTCAGCCGGGTACGGGTGGGGAGACTACCCCGCCGGAAAAGCCAGGTACCGGGGGATCTCAGCCGGGTACGGGTGGGGAGACTACCCCGCCGGAAAAGCCGACGGAACCAGAAGAGAAAGAACCGACACCAGTTATCCCTGCTCCAACGCCTACTTACCCGAACGTCGATAACAGCGACGATGACGGCGATGACGACATTGACTCCGATACTCCCAGCCAGCCAGTAATCATCCCACTGCCTGTTCTTCCTACACTGCCGGCAGCCACACCTCTGGCAGAAGCCCCAAATGATCCCTCAATCATCCCTGTAGACAGTGACATTCAGACTGAGGTTGTGCGCACCGGCACAGTAAACTTCGTTGAAGTCACAGCATCACAGACAGATGTCGCAGCACAGCAGATCCTGTGGAATGACGGGACTTCCGAGCTGTCGGCATCCGGCACAGTCGCTGGACATGCCATTGCTTCACCAGTTGTGGAATCACGAACTACTGCCACGTCTGCACAGATCAAAGTCAATGGAGCCACCGTGGTTGACTTCTTCGTCCCGGATGCCATCGCTGGAGTCGTAGAAACCAATGCAGCGGTTATTGATCAAGCCGTCAAGAGCGTTACTGGTGAACTGGAGCCTGCCTACGGTCGTCATGCGCTCCAGGTGGGCAACGCCCAGGTTGCTGTCGGCTCTGAGACCATCACCGCCGAGGTGTAAATCATGTCTAGCAAGTGGTTCGAACTGGAGGATTTCACTCCTCGCCCAGAGCAAAACGTTGATGCTGTAGAGCCTAACGATGTGGCTTTTGAGCAAGAAACGCTAGCAATAAAGACACCACAGAAAAAGCGCGTCTCCACTGGTGCTTTCCTCGCTGGTGCAGGCGGTGTTCTTGCCGTGATCGTCGGAGTCTCAGTGTGGGCAGTTATGCCCACCAACAGTGCTGCAGATGCTCAGGTAGAACCGTCCGAATCAGAGGTTCCCGCGGCCTCAATTGTGGCTGCTACAACAGAACCATCTACAGAACCATCTGTCATGCGGGCCGGCACTAATTGTGCTGGTGAATCCACTATTGATGCTGGTCGTGAATCGCTGGAAGAGGCAATTGTCACATTTCAGACGGCATATCACGAACGGAACGCTGATGGCGTGCTAGCAGTCGTGGCACAAGATTCTGCCATGGCTGCCGAAAACTGGGCCGAAATCTTGCCACTTGCAGCACCAGAAGGCACCACCTGGTGTGTCACTTTTTCCCCAGAATCCGACACTTCCGTTGCCACTGACCTCACGATCACAGACCCCGCTGGAAAATCAGTGATCTACCGCCAAAACATCACCGGAGCAGAGAGCGACAGCGGATGGATTCTTCACAAAATCACAGAAAGGGTAGACGAAAATGCGTAGATCACTTGCGGTTTTCTCCACCATCGTTATCGCAACCGCTGTAGTTGTCCCTGCATCAGCGCAGGAGAACACTATCGGTGAATGCCCGGCCATGCACATTGTCATGGTCAACTCATCTGCGGATTCCATCACCGGATCTGATCAGGTCGATTCCGGTTTCCTTGCAGAGATCGCTACGCCAGTTCTTAAAGCCGCCAATGAGGGAGAAACCGGAACTACGGCAGGTTTTGAACCGATCATCGAAGACAGCTCCGATGAAGCTTTTGAGACCTTTGACGCGGGCATTCCAAACATGTGGGGAGAAACAGAAACAACTTATAAGAGCGAGTGGGGAAATGTCTCCGAGACCGCTACTGAGACTGCGACAGCTCAATCTTCCCCCGAAGCATCACGGGCGGAAGTGGGCAGAACGTACATCCCCATCCGGGGAGATAGGACAGGCTCCTTTATCCCTGGTGTGCATTCCGTAGAGCCAGAGCCATATACCGAGATCATCACCCGCGCGGTTGATGACACCATGAGTGTCTTTAACCAGATTGGTGAGCTGTGCCCAGGAACCAAGGTTGTGCTCATGGGCAACGCCCAGGGCGCGCAGGTTGCCAGCACTGTGTCCAAAAAGATCAGTGCAGGTGAATCGTCATTCAGCGCAGACAATCTCGTTGGTGTTGCGCTTTTCGCTGATCCCTCACGCGAAGATGGTCGGGCTACTGATGGAATGGACGCAATTGGCAACCTGAATCCACAAATTGCCTCCGGCGTTGATGGCACCGGTGTTGCAGCAGTGACAGGCCAAACCACCGCGACAGGTGCTGCTCCACAGAACACTGTTTCTTGGTGCTTGGACGGGGACGTGACCTGCGGAATCAAAAAGGAAGACCCGCTTGCTGTACTTACCGCAGCAGGGCAAAACATCGATATTAATGATCCTGTTCGGTCGCTGAATTACATCTCTGATGTTCTTGGCCCAGCAGTCATGCTTGGTGGTGTTGAAGCTCTCGCAGAAGGTGTGGAAATGGGAAGCGGGGGACTGCGCATCACCCGCGCTAACTCTGTTGATGAAACTGTTCTGGGGCGTATTGCATCACAGGTTGCTAAGCCAATTAGCCAGTCTGACCGGGAGCGCCGTGTGGTTGCTGCTGGTCAGCAAATCGGCGGCATGGCGCTAGCCGCAGGTGTCACTGTGGCGAAGAAGACACTCACCCCAGCAAATATTGCCCAGATTGCTCTTGCTGGTGCGGTTAACCCAGCAGCAGGGGCGGGAATGGCGTTAGCACTAGCAGGAACCGCTGCCCTGGATTTGGTCACAGTAGAAACAGCCACGACAACTGCTGCACGAGTCTTTGATGAAGCAGATGCAGCAGGTCTAGAGACACCAGATGTTGCCCGCGCAGCGGTGCAATCGGCAGTTGCTCGCACGGTCACTGAAAATACCTACCGCACCACACCAGTCACTGATGATGGTTTGACTGCAACTCAGGCGACTACCTCGTGGCTTGCGGATCTTGCGGGTGATTCCACTGGTAATGACTTAACTGAGGCGCTGGTAGATGTTGTCGGTGCCGTGGCTGTGAGTGCGTTCGATGAGGCAGGTACCCAGTCGGCCATGGATTCACTGAAGGTGTGATGACAATGCTTAGGAAGAACACCAAAGGTTCAACCATCACACCTCAATCCCTTCCTGGTCGGATCGCAGTTGATCGAGAGCGTCTTCTTGGCGTTGCTGAGTACTGCTTGCATGACGCTGATCAGATAGAAGAAGATCGGGCTTCATGGGCACCGGCTTTTTGGCTGGTAGCAGCTCACGGTGGGGCAGGGGCTAGCACGCTGTCACAGATGTGGGCACCTGCCGGGGATGCAGGAAACTTGTTTCCTGCATTAGATGCCTCTCCGCTTGTCGTGATCGTGTGCCGACCGTCTAAAACGGGCCTCGAAGCAGCTCACCGCGCGGTGCTCCAAGTGCTTGCTGATGAAGCTGGTCAGTGCCAATTGGTTGGAGTTGTGTGTGTGGCAGATTCTGCGGGCAAGCTTCCTAAGCCTCTTGCACAAAAAATTCGTGTGATTGAGGAAGTCACCAGAGTGTGGCATGTCCCGTACATGCAGTCTTTGCGTATTACGGACACAGACGATTTAGCGGTGTGGAGTCCAGATGATCCTCCGATGGAAAAACCAAAGAAGAAACGGCCTGTGACCACAGCCGTACCACACACCATTGCCGCTGTCGGACGAGAGATTTTCACCGCAGCAGGAACAAAAAATCAAGAAGATTGGACTTAAAAATGGATTACCTTAACGCTAAAGCACTTCTGGTTCTGGCACAGATGCCAGGACAGAACATCACTCCGCAAGCACCGGCTGGTTTTGGCTCCAAAGTAGATCAAGGGCTGAATTTTGCCATGTATCTGGGGATCGTGGTCGCCATCATTGGTGTCATCACCATGGGTGCGGCAATGGCCTTGTCTCGTCAACAGGGTTCAAGTGAGGAAGCAACCTCCAGGGCGTTGGCCATTGGCATTGGTTGCTTGTTGATTGGTGGCGCGTCCGGTCTCGTAGGCGCATTCCTGTGATTGTTTTCGCACAGGGTGTTCAGCCACCAACAAGCCCCTGGACTCCACCAGCGTCCGTGGTTTCCACGATCTGGAGCTGGTTGGAAATCGCCTTGTATGTGGCAATTGTTGTGTCGATTCTCGCAGTGATCACTCTGGGGGCATTTATGGCACTGGATAAAGACCGTGGTGAGCCAGTCAGCGCCACCGCACCGTATGTGACTGCTGTGAAAATCGCTCTAGGCGTTTTGATGTTTTCCTCTGCGGTTGCACTGGCAACAGCGTTTTCCTAGAACTCTCTCCATCACTGTGCCCCCAATTTTTTGGGGGCACCACATAGAAACTGATATGCGAAAGAAAAAAATGATGAAACTCCGTCACACTTTGCCCGTTGTCCTTGTTGCTATTAGCGGTTTTGCCGTTTCATGCAGCTCGGCAGAACCAGAAGATGCCTCCATCGCGGTGGTTGAGTCACCTGAGGCTGTCTGGGTTCCAGGGCCAGCAGGTCTATCTATTCCTACCGGTGCTCAAGGGCCGTATGAGCTTGATCCTGTTCCTCATGAGTGGGAGGAATCCCCTCAGGGAGCTGCGATGGCAGCTGTGGCTGCGCAGGTCTATATGGCAGGGGCAGATGATGACACGTGGACAGATGTATCTCGGTTCATGTTGGAGCCGGGTGCAGGGCGAGACCAGTGGTTGCAAGCTCGTGCTCTGGTCACTGTGGATGGTGTCGTAGACAACCCTGCTCAATTCACGGGGTTCAGCGTTGCGGAATATGACGAAGAAGCTGATAAAGCCTTGATTATCTTGGCTACTACGTGGTCAGACGGAGTTTCTTTTGCTTATCCTGTGCAGCTTTCTCGCACATCGGGTGACTGGAAAGTTGTGCTTCCCACACAGGATCAAGCACCTGATTTAACGGCACTGTCGGAACAGCAGCTTGATGGATTTATCGCGTTTACCAGCGTTGAGGATGAGCGCTAATGACTAAAAAATCACTCATCATTCTGTGTTCAGTAGTCGTGGCTTTCGTTCTACTTGCTGCGATAGTGGTCGTACTGACCCGGCAAAATGAGACCACGCAAGGGGCTTCATCTGAAATCACATCGGGCTCTTCGGAGTATCCATCAGACGACGATATTGCTAATCGAAGCTGGCCACGACCACATTTCGATGACTCTACGTTTCGCCCCGGCACGTGGTCAGTCGATGCGACGGGGCAGCCTGTCCTGACCCCGGACTCTGCCAATGGTCAAATACTGGGTAATCCTCGTGAAGCTCGGATGGAGGAATGCGGTTCGTTCTCGTGGGTACAGCCCTCGCGGCTTACGGCGCAATATATTCATGGCCGATTTTTGTTGTTCTCAGAGTCAGATGGCCCAGGTCGTGTGAATCGAGAGAATTTGCCAGTGGACTACTCACAGTCTGCGGCAGGGGCCTTTCTCGGTGCGTACAACTTTTTGGCACTTACTGATCCTGCCCGCGATGAGATTGCGCTTGCTGCATGGAATCAGCTCTTTGAAGGAACAGTTTCACCCGCCGTTGAGCGTGGAGAAGTCGATGAAACCGGTACTTTCAAACCAGCAGTTCCGCTTCCTGTCGCTTTTCAAATAGAGACATGTTCAGAAAGCACTGCGGTGGTCAAGATTGCATTCGAATCATCTGTGGGGGCATCAGGTGATGCGCTGACCTATGACGCTTATGCAGCGTTGCGACTTCCTGTGGTTTATCGAGGTGGTCAGTGGGTCGTAATTCTCGATGATGCTGCGCGTGCTCGAAGTTCAGAACATGGGATTGAATCTTTATCCGGGTGGACGACCTTGACGTACTCGGGAGCGTAAAAGGGATGAAAAGAATTGTAATGGCTGTATTTATCAGCCTGATTGCTTTCCTTGGCTCGGTGTCACCTGCATTTGCACAGGAAGAACTAGAAGCACCATCAGCTACAGAACACACCGGCGGGCTCGGGATTTTCGGTCAAGACAGCTTCAATACCTGCCGTGACAATCTCTCTCAGGCCAATATCGCCACGGTTGGTGAAGATGCGGCGCAAAACGACGGTCTAGGAGCTGGAATCACCAATGTTCTAAGAAATGTTGAGTGTTTCGCGCTGTCTCCAGTAATTAATACCGTGGCTGATGGTGTGGAAGCTGCCTCGAAATTTTGGGACACCAATATTGGTCAGTTCGTTCAGTCGGTGATGGAAGGCAATGCCGAAACAATGATGTGGGCCATGACGTTCTGGATGGACTATTCCATGACCGGCATCGGCGGTGCTAGCTTGTCCGCGAATGTGGAAGGTGTGCGCAATATTGTCCTGGGACTCACCGGGTTGGCGTTGGTCGCCAGTTTCATTGTCGGTGGTGCCAGACTTGCAGCGTCTCGGCGTATGGGATTACAAGAAGGGATCTCCGATTCTGGCGAAGTCATCGGGCGCTGGTTGATCTTCTCTTTGGTCGTGCCTGCTGCGGTGCCCGGTGCACTGATGGCCTCGGACATGCTCGCTGATGCGATCATGGAAAGCTTCGGTGTTTCTGATCCTGCAACGTTTGTGCAATTAACAATGCTGGATGAATCATTTGGTGGCCCTATTCTGTTGCTTATTCTCTCGGGCTTGACGCTTGCTGGCTCGATTATGCAGCTGATCGCACTGGTCATTCGTGTGCTGATTTTGCCGATAGCTGCTGGATTAACACCATTGTTTGCAGCACTGAGTTTCTCAGAGACAGGCCGATCAGGACTGAACCACTTGGTGGCCTACATCATCGCTGCGATTGCGTTCAAGCCCGTCTCAGCGCTGCTGTACTCGGTGGTGCTGTGGAATGTGAGCAATAGTGGAGACGGAAGCACCACAACGGGACTGATTAATGCGCTCATGATTGGTATCGCTGGATTTACCGCGCCAGCCTTGGTGCGTGCCATCGTCCCAGCTGTGTCTCAAGCGGGTGGTTCGGGTGCTGCTGGTGCGATGACCGCTGCGGGAGCTGTCGGTGCTGGCGCAGGTGCTCTTGCAGGTGGAGCAGGAAGAATGCTGGGTGGCGCAAGCGCTGCTGGAAAGGCAGCTTCATCAGCAGGCGGTGGCAGTGCTGGTGGTGCAGGAGCCGGCAGTGGGGGAGCGACTGGTGCTGGCGCGTCTACATCAACTCCGCCACGCTCTCCGGTAGCTGGTGCGCCTGGTGGCGGGGGAGCCTCACGCGGTGGATCTGGTTCCGGTGCACGCGGTGGCGGTGGATCTAGTGCCAGTGGTGCAGGCACGGTTCGTCGTGGTGCTGCTCGTGTGGGTGGTGCCGCAGGCCGTGGAGCGTCAAGCGTTGGCCGCGGAGCTGCGTCGGTAGCTAGGGGCAGCGGATACGCGCTTCAAGGCACAGGAAATTTAGCGCAAACGTCACAAAACACTCTTGAGGGTTCGATTGGAGGAGCAGGTCACTATGCAGGACAAATTCACCGCTGATGAAGCCGTACAGTATTCGCTAGGTCAGCCATCTGTACGCACTGGTCTCGGGGGCTTCTCTATGAAAGCCACCGCCATAATTGCAGTAGGTTTTATCTCATTTCTTGTGCTGCAACTCATGGGTCTTGCGAAGTGGGGCTTTACCCTTGTTTTACCTCTGACGATTGTGTGCGCAGTGGTCGTGTCTGTGAAATGGGCGGGTCGATCACTGGCTGAAACTGTTCAGTTGATGTGGCAGGATCAGCGCAGAAAACGCGCTGGTGGACACCTTTATTTCTCGGGGATTGGATCACGTGTGCCACTAGGACAGCGCAAGTTGCCAGGGCTACTAGCGCGTACTGAAATGCTAGAGGGCATTGATACAAGTGGGCATAAATTTGGTGTAATTTTGGATCGTCCACGACGTGACGCCACCGTCGTTTTTGATTGTCAGCTCACGGGTCAAACTGCCATGACGCAGGCTGAACGTAATGCGCAGACTGCTGAATGGTCACACTGGCTTGCCGGATTATCTTTGGCTGGAAACATCAAACATGCAGTGATTGTGATCGGTTCATATCCCGGCACCGGAGAACTGATTTCGCATGAGGTACAGTCGCTGATTTCACCGACTGCTCCGATGGTCGCGCAGACGATTATGAGGGAAGCTGCTCAGGCAGTCTCTGTAGGCATTCCAGAGGTTTACGCCCATATTTCTGTGACCTATCACGTAGAGCGCGACATGCTCACAGAAGACTCGTTTTTACATCAGCTTTCAACGGCCATTGCGCCAATGTATGAGTCATTGACGTGGGCGGGCATTCTTGCTCATCCTATGTCGGCTACAGACATCACTGCACGTGCACACGTTCTCTTCAATCCAGCTTCTGAACAAGATTTCGAGCAAATGGTGGTGGACAACGAAAACCACGGTCTGAACTGGGATGATGCTGGTCCAAGTTCAGCGATCACGTTGCCAGGTGTTTATCACCATGATGGGTGTGCTTCGGTGACCTGGGAGATGAAAGACGCTCCCAGATCTTCCTTTGAAGACACGCTTTTGCACAAGCTGATTCAGCCTCATGATCGCCTTGACCGTAAGAGGGTTGCGCTAGTGTACCGCCCGTATGAATCTGGTACCGGCGCTTCTCGTGTGGAGGATGAGCATCGTGATGCGATGGTGGCTGCTAACTCGTCTAAGAAGTTGACTTCGGCCAGTGCTGAAATGCGTCTTGAGCACACCGATGCAGCCAGACGTGCGCAATCAAAGGGTGCTCAGCTTGGTCGGTACTCGATGTTTGTCACCGCGACCACTGATGATCCATCAGATTTACGTCGGATCTCCACAGAAGTTGTTCATCTCGCGTCGTCTTCATCTATTCGACTCCAAGTGATGAAGCGCCAGCAGGATGTCGGTTTTCAGATCAGCTGTGGACTTGGACAGGTTCCGTGGGATAAGGCCACGACCTCCAAAATAATTGGTGAATAACAGAAAAGACTTGATCATATGTGGAGTTTAAGAAAGGTGATGACCAGTGAGTTCATCGCCGCAGAGCTTAAGAGCACCGAATTGGGTGAAGTGCGAGATCGTGCAGGTTTTGATCACGGCGCAATCATTGACACGCACAAGGGACAGGTGACTCTGCTATCAGAGTCAGCTCATCGCGATAACCACATGGTGAGACGATTTGAGCAGGTCATGTCCATGGACGATGAAATTGCATGTGTGGCCACCACGCCACATTCTGATGGTGTTCGCGTCTCGTTGACGTTTAAAGCCACCGTCAAGACGGAAAAACGTGATCGAACAGAATTTCTGACTTCCCTTGCTCGGCGTGGTGACATGATCACCGCGGAGTCAGACGAGATCGGCCTGGAGCTAAATCCGCTCAATTCTCGTGCGGTGGGAAGCCTCGCGGAGAAAACATGGGGATCTTCGTGGCCGCCAGTAGCCATAGGAAAAGTTCACTACGACTTTATCTCCATTGCCGATACTGTCGCGGTGGCCTCGGAGATTGATATTGATGAGGAGCTTCACGACCACCTCAGCGAAATTGCATTCAAAGAATCATGGCTGACCTACACACACATAACGCGCCCAGCGATCTTAGGTACGGGACTACGCCTTGGATTGATCGTTGTGCGGGGCGCAACTTTTAATGAAGCGAATTACCGGATAGGTGAGATTATTTCTGGGTTAAAGCCACCACAGAGACTGCGTTTTCACCGGCTTTTTGGTCGGCAGCGAATGGGAACGTTAGCAGGGGCAGGCTTGGGAATTCTTCCCTGGCAACACATCAAAGCGGAGGTCATGCCATGACAATGACAAAAACTACTGAACTAGACTTCTTTGACCTCCACCAGCGTATTTCCGCAGGAGAACTCCAACCACCACCCGCGCTGACCACACGAGGGCGGGCGTATCGTCGGTGGCTGAAAGAACATACCAGCATCCCTGATATGGACGGTATCCGTTTTGATCATTCCTATCATTCCCCTAGAGTCACCGGCTTCTTTGGCTCAGGAGCTGGCACAGCCTCGGTGGTATCAGGTGGTCTGGAATGGCAA encodes the following:
- a CDS encoding cutinase family protein, with the protein product MRRSLAVFSTIVIATAVVVPASAQENTIGECPAMHIVMVNSSADSITGSDQVDSGFLAEIATPVLKAANEGETGTTAGFEPIIEDSSDEAFETFDAGIPNMWGETETTYKSEWGNVSETATETATAQSSPEASRAEVGRTYIPIRGDRTGSFIPGVHSVEPEPYTEIITRAVDDTMSVFNQIGELCPGTKVVLMGNAQGAQVASTVSKKISAGESSFSADNLVGVALFADPSREDGRATDGMDAIGNLNPQIASGVDGTGVAAVTGQTTATGAAPQNTVSWCLDGDVTCGIKKEDPLAVLTAAGQNIDINDPVRSLNYISDVLGPAVMLGGVEALAEGVEMGSGGLRITRANSVDETVLGRIASQVAKPISQSDRERRVVAAGQQIGGMALAAGVTVAKKTLTPANIAQIALAGAVNPAAGAGMALALAGTAALDLVTVETATTTAARVFDEADAAGLETPDVARAAVQSAVARTVTENTYRTTPVTDDGLTATQATTSWLADLAGDSTGNDLTEALVDVVGAVAVSAFDEAGTQSAMDSLKV
- a CDS encoding DUF6668 family protein, which gives rise to MLRKNTKGSTITPQSLPGRIAVDRERLLGVAEYCLHDADQIEEDRASWAPAFWLVAAHGGAGASTLSQMWAPAGDAGNLFPALDASPLVVIVCRPSKTGLEAAHRAVLQVLADEAGQCQLVGVVCVADSAGKLPKPLAQKIRVIEEVTRVWHVPYMQSLRITDTDDLAVWSPDDPPMEKPKKKRPVTTAVPHTIAAVGREIFTAAGTKNQEDWT
- a CDS encoding SCO6880 family protein is translated as MQDKFTADEAVQYSLGQPSVRTGLGGFSMKATAIIAVGFISFLVLQLMGLAKWGFTLVLPLTIVCAVVVSVKWAGRSLAETVQLMWQDQRRKRAGGHLYFSGIGSRVPLGQRKLPGLLARTEMLEGIDTSGHKFGVILDRPRRDATVVFDCQLTGQTAMTQAERNAQTAEWSHWLAGLSLAGNIKHAVIVIGSYPGTGELISHEVQSLISPTAPMVAQTIMREAAQAVSVGIPEVYAHISVTYHVERDMLTEDSFLHQLSTAIAPMYESLTWAGILAHPMSATDITARAHVLFNPASEQDFEQMVVDNENHGLNWDDAGPSSAITLPGVYHHDGCASVTWEMKDAPRSSFEDTLLHKLIQPHDRLDRKRVALVYRPYESGTGASRVEDEHRDAMVAANSSKKLTSASAEMRLEHTDAARRAQSKGAQLGRYSMFVTATTDDPSDLRRISTEVVHLASSSSIRLQVMKRQQDVGFQISCGLGQVPWDKATTSKIIGE